A portion of the Rhodopseudomonas sp. BAL398 genome contains these proteins:
- the pdxA gene encoding 4-hydroxythreonine-4-phosphate dehydrogenase PdxA has protein sequence MTHPLALTLGDPAGIGADIALAAWLRRNELSLPPFYLLGDRAFLAQRANALGLDIACAEVLPEQAADCFADALPVVSTGVGVTAKPGAPDDSSAPAAIASIRQAVADVTAGRASAVVTNPIAKSVLYKAGFAFPGHTEFLAALAGGDGPAPQPVMMLWSAPLAVVPVTIHVSLRDAIAQLSTKLIVATARIVVAALRDRFGIARPRLAISGLNPHAGEDGALGSEDRAIVAPAVEILRAEGIDARGPLPADTMFHAAARARYDCAICMYHDQALIPIKTIAFDDGVNVTLGLPFIRTSPDHGTAFDIAGSGRANPSSLIAALRLAARMAATP, from the coding sequence ATGACACACCCTCTGGCGCTGACCCTCGGTGACCCCGCAGGCATCGGAGCGGATATCGCGCTGGCCGCCTGGCTACGGCGCAACGAATTGTCGCTGCCGCCCTTCTATCTGCTCGGCGACCGCGCCTTTCTCGCGCAGCGCGCCAACGCGCTCGGCCTCGACATCGCCTGCGCCGAGGTCCTGCCCGAGCAGGCTGCCGATTGCTTCGCCGATGCGCTGCCGGTGGTCTCGACCGGGGTCGGCGTCACGGCGAAACCCGGCGCGCCCGACGATTCCAGCGCGCCCGCCGCGATCGCATCAATCCGTCAGGCGGTCGCCGACGTCACGGCCGGCCGCGCCAGCGCGGTGGTGACCAACCCGATCGCCAAGAGCGTGTTGTACAAGGCCGGCTTTGCCTTTCCCGGCCATACCGAATTCCTCGCCGCCCTTGCCGGCGGCGACGGCCCGGCGCCGCAGCCGGTGATGATGCTGTGGAGCGCGCCGCTCGCGGTGGTGCCGGTCACCATCCATGTGTCGCTGCGCGACGCCATCGCGCAATTATCGACCAAGCTGATCGTCGCGACCGCGCGCATCGTGGTGGCGGCGCTGCGGGATCGCTTCGGGATCGCGCGGCCGCGGCTGGCGATTTCGGGGCTCAATCCGCATGCTGGCGAGGACGGCGCGCTCGGCAGTGAGGATCGCGCCATCGTGGCGCCGGCGGTAGAAATCCTGCGCGCCGAGGGCATTGACGCGCGCGGCCCGCTGCCGGCCGACACCATGTTTCATGCCGCCGCGCGGGCGCGCTATGACTGCGCGATCTGCATGTATCACGACCAGGCGCTGATCCCGATCAAGACCATCGCCTTCGATGACGGCGTCAACGTCACCCTCGGCCTGCCCTTCATCCGCACCTCCCCCGATCACGGCACCGCCTTCGACATCGCCGGCAGCGGTCGCGCCAATCCGTCGAGCCTGATCGCGGCGCTGCGGCTGGCGGCGCGGATGGCGGCGACGCCATGA
- the rsmA gene encoding 16S rRNA (adenine(1518)-N(6)/adenine(1519)-N(6))-dimethyltransferase RsmA: MIDDLPPLRDVIKRHDLAPRKALGQNFLLDLNLTTRIARAAGPLEDTTVIEIGPGPGGLTRALLALGARRVIAIERDERALGPLQEISAHYPGRLDIVCADALEFDPRPLLNGERAKIVANLPYNIATPLLIGWLSTEPWPPWYDAMVLMFQREVAQRIVAGADDEAYGRLAVLANWRAETAMLFDIAPAAFVPPPKVTSSVVRLLPRATPAPCDRKALEQVAAAAFGQRRKMLRQSLKSLGVDPARLAAAAGVEASRRAETVPVSGFVAMANELTNIRGTKSN, encoded by the coding sequence ATGATCGACGATCTGCCGCCGCTGCGCGACGTCATCAAGCGGCACGATCTGGCGCCGCGCAAAGCGCTCGGCCAGAACTTCCTGCTCGACCTCAACCTCACCACGCGGATCGCCCGCGCCGCCGGTCCGCTCGAGGATACCACAGTGATCGAGATCGGCCCCGGTCCGGGCGGACTGACCCGGGCGCTGCTGGCGCTGGGCGCCCGGCGCGTGATCGCTATCGAGCGCGACGAACGCGCGCTCGGCCCGCTGCAGGAGATTTCCGCGCATTATCCCGGCCGGCTCGATATCGTCTGCGCCGATGCGCTGGAATTCGATCCGCGGCCATTGCTCAACGGCGAGCGCGCCAAGATCGTCGCCAACCTGCCCTACAACATCGCCACCCCGCTGCTGATCGGCTGGCTCAGTACCGAACCGTGGCCACCCTGGTACGACGCGATGGTGCTGATGTTTCAGCGCGAGGTGGCGCAGCGCATTGTGGCGGGCGCGGACGACGAGGCCTATGGCCGGCTCGCCGTGCTGGCGAATTGGCGCGCCGAGACCGCGATGCTGTTCGACATCGCGCCGGCGGCCTTCGTGCCGCCGCCCAAGGTGACCTCCTCGGTAGTGCGGCTGCTGCCGCGCGCAACACCCGCACCTTGCGACCGCAAGGCGCTGGAGCAGGTCGCGGCGGCGGCCTTCGGCCAGCGCCGCAAGATGCTGCGGCAGAGCCTGAAATCGCTCGGCGTCGATCCGGCGCGGCTGGCGGCGGCGGCCGGGGTCGAGGCCTCGCGGCGCGCCGAGACAGTCCCGGTCTCGGGCTTTGTTGCCATGGCCAATGAATTGACCAATATACGCGGCACAAAATCAAACTGA
- a CDS encoding alcohol dehydrogenase, which translates to MAQMRRQSLVKFDAPLCETIIDTPKPQGTEVLVRIERCGLCHSDLHIQDGYADLGDGNKLDTTRGMTLPFTLGHEIAGIVDEVGPDAPQDLIGTKKAVFPWIGCGKCRDCLAGDENLCARNRFLGVAIDGGFATHVLVPDAKYLLDYDPLPIDVAATLMCSGITAYGALKRLVDRPRQRNILLIGLGGVGMMGLSLAQARFKQDISVADLNPAARDAALANGASFAYDPSEPNIAKRIFKETDGGFDAIVDFAGNDKSMNFAVSTVARGGKIVVSGLMGGNFSLPMVQWIYKRMTIEGFMVGTLDEAKELMALARAGKIKPTPMKEEPMGEVQKWIDQLRAGKVVGRIMLKN; encoded by the coding sequence ATGGCGCAGATGCGTCGCCAATCGCTCGTCAAATTCGATGCCCCGCTGTGCGAGACCATCATCGATACCCCGAAGCCGCAGGGCACCGAGGTGCTGGTGCGGATCGAACGCTGCGGACTGTGCCATTCCGATCTGCACATTCAGGACGGCTATGCCGATCTCGGTGACGGCAACAAGCTCGATACCACGCGCGGCATGACGCTGCCCTTCACGCTCGGCCACGAGATCGCCGGGATCGTCGACGAGGTCGGCCCAGACGCGCCCCAGGATCTGATCGGCACCAAGAAGGCGGTGTTTCCCTGGATCGGCTGCGGCAAGTGCCGCGACTGCCTGGCCGGCGACGAGAACCTCTGTGCGCGCAACCGCTTTCTCGGCGTCGCGATCGACGGCGGTTTCGCCACCCACGTGCTGGTGCCGGACGCCAAATATCTGTTGGATTACGATCCGCTGCCGATCGACGTCGCCGCCACGCTGATGTGCTCGGGCATAACCGCCTATGGGGCGTTGAAGCGGTTGGTCGATCGGCCGCGCCAACGCAACATTCTGCTGATCGGCCTGGGCGGCGTCGGCATGATGGGGCTGTCCTTGGCGCAGGCGAGGTTCAAACAGGACATCTCGGTCGCCGACCTCAATCCGGCGGCGCGCGACGCCGCGCTCGCGAACGGCGCATCCTTCGCCTACGATCCGTCCGAGCCCAACATCGCCAAGCGCATCTTCAAGGAAACCGACGGCGGCTTCGACGCCATCGTCGACTTCGCCGGCAATGACAAGTCGATGAATTTCGCCGTGTCCACCGTGGCACGCGGCGGCAAGATCGTGGTGTCGGGCCTGATGGGCGGCAATTTCAGCCTGCCGATGGTGCAGTGGATCTACAAGCGGATGACCATCGAGGGCTTCATGGTCGGCACGCTCGACGAGGCCAAGGAGTTGATGGCGCTGGCGCGCGCCGGCAAGATCAAGCCGACGCCGATGAAGGAAGAGCCGATGGGCGAGGTCCAGAAGTGGATCGATCAATTGCGCGCCGGCAAGGTCGTCGGCCGTATCATGCTGAAGAACTGA
- the gmk gene encoding guanylate kinase has translation MTASGHGFESLERRGLMFVLSSPSGAGKTTLSRLLIARMSGLKMSVSATTRTKRPGEEEGRDYYFVDHPRFKAMTDNGELLEWANVFDNCYGTPRAPVEAALAAGEDVLFDIDWQGTQQLREKARDDVVSVFILPPSAADLEKRLHTRAQDSDEVIRGRMSRASHEMSHFAEYDYIVINHDLDEAFAEVQSILKAERLKRERRTGLTAFVRELQQQLER, from the coding sequence ATGACGGCCTCGGGGCACGGCTTCGAAAGTCTCGAGCGGCGCGGCTTGATGTTCGTGCTGTCGTCGCCATCCGGCGCCGGCAAGACGACGCTGTCGCGGCTGCTGATCGCGCGCATGTCCGGCTTGAAGATGTCGGTGTCGGCGACCACCCGAACCAAGCGTCCGGGCGAAGAAGAAGGGCGCGACTATTACTTCGTCGACCATCCGCGGTTCAAGGCAATGACCGACAACGGTGAATTGCTGGAATGGGCCAATGTGTTCGACAATTGCTACGGCACCCCGCGGGCGCCTGTCGAAGCCGCATTGGCGGCCGGCGAGGACGTGCTGTTCGACATCGACTGGCAGGGCACCCAGCAACTGCGCGAGAAGGCCCGCGACGACGTCGTCAGCGTGTTCATCCTGCCGCCATCGGCGGCGGATCTGGAAAAGCGGCTACACACAAGGGCGCAGGATTCCGACGAGGTCATTCGCGGTCGGATGAGCCGCGCCAGCCATGAGATGAGTCACTTCGCCGAATACGACTACATCGTCATCAATCACGATCTCGACGAGGCCTTCGCCGAGGTGCAGTCGATCCTCAAAGCCGAGCGGCTGAAGCGCGAGCGCCGCACCGGGCTCACTGCCTTTGTGCGCGAATTGCAACAGCAGTTGGAGCGTTAG
- a CDS encoding YicC/YloC family endoribonuclease has product MSLSSMTGFARSHGNSGPYTFEWELKSVNAKGFDFRMRLPPGWDDVELAARKRAAEVLSRGTIYANLSVKRAGALSTIRINEDVLNSILKVAAELAGKIDAVAPSVDGLLAIKGVIEVAEPESDETEDKAARVAVEAAFAQALASLVEMRKREGATLGEILSLRLDEIEVLASKAEAAPGRKPEAIKARLAEQIAALIDSSDRFDADRLHQEAIMIATKADIREELDRIASHIAQAREMLAKGGAVGRKLDFLSQEFNREVNTCCSKSNDLDLTNAGLAMKNVVEQFREQVQNLE; this is encoded by the coding sequence ATGTCGTTATCGAGCATGACCGGGTTTGCACGCAGCCACGGCAATAGCGGGCCGTATACGTTCGAATGGGAATTGAAGTCGGTCAACGCCAAGGGCTTCGACTTCCGGATGCGGCTGCCGCCGGGGTGGGACGACGTCGAGCTGGCCGCGCGCAAGCGCGCCGCGGAAGTGCTGTCGCGCGGCACGATCTACGCCAATCTGAGCGTCAAGCGTGCCGGCGCGTTGTCGACGATCCGCATCAATGAGGACGTGCTGAATTCGATCCTGAAGGTCGCCGCCGAACTGGCCGGCAAGATCGATGCGGTGGCGCCAAGCGTCGATGGGCTGCTGGCGATCAAGGGCGTGATCGAAGTGGCCGAGCCGGAAAGCGACGAGACCGAGGACAAGGCGGCGCGGGTCGCCGTCGAGGCCGCGTTCGCGCAGGCGCTCGCCAGCCTGGTCGAGATGCGCAAGCGCGAAGGCGCGACGCTGGGCGAGATCCTGTCGCTGCGGCTCGACGAGATCGAGGTGCTCGCCAGCAAGGCCGAGGCGGCGCCCGGACGCAAGCCGGAGGCGATCAAGGCGCGGCTGGCGGAACAGATCGCCGCATTGATCGACTCGTCGGACCGTTTCGACGCCGACCGGCTGCATCAGGAAGCCATCATGATCGCCACCAAGGCCGATATCCGCGAGGAGCTCGACCGCATCGCCTCCCACATCGCCCAGGCCCGCGAGATGCTCGCCAAGGGCGGCGCGGTCGGTCGCAAGCTCGATTTCCTGTCCCAGGAATTCAACCGCGAGGTCAATACCTGCTGCTCGAAGTCGAACGACCTCGACCTGACCAATGCCGGGTTGGCGATGAAGAACGTGGTCGAGCAGTTCCGCGAGCAAGTTCAGAATCTGGAGTGA
- the mltG gene encoding endolytic transglycosylase MltG, with product MSERPPISPRSPRAALEPEQVPPPPKRSDRARNPFIVIGNAIITLLLVVMLGAGGIYVYGKQKIEAPGPLQEDKIVNIPPRAGMGDIGDILQRQGVIDSNRWAFIGSVFALKARAGLKPGEYLFQKNASLRDVIGTIVEGKVVQHAVTIPEGLTSEQIVARLSDNDIFSGGIREIPREGSLMPETYKFPRGTLREKVIQRMEREQKRVLAEIWERRNPDVPVKTPEQLVTLASIVEKETGRADERSRVAAVFVNRLRRNMKLQSDPTIIYGLVGGKGTLGRPIKRSEIQQPSPYNTYVIDGLPPGPIANPGRASLEAAANPARTRDLFFVADGTGGHTFTETYDQHQKNVAKLRAQEKQTKNDAAESTDDQDPTATIAPDANASAEPDKPLPTPKPSKRRGRTGAHRQ from the coding sequence ATGAGTGAAAGGCCGCCGATTTCACCGAGAAGCCCGCGCGCAGCGTTGGAGCCGGAGCAGGTGCCGCCGCCGCCGAAGCGGTCCGACCGGGCCCGCAATCCGTTCATCGTGATAGGCAATGCCATCATTACGCTGTTGCTCGTCGTGATGCTCGGTGCCGGCGGCATTTACGTCTATGGCAAGCAGAAGATCGAGGCGCCCGGGCCGCTGCAGGAAGACAAGATCGTCAACATTCCGCCGCGCGCCGGCATGGGCGACATCGGCGACATTCTGCAGCGCCAGGGGGTGATCGACAGCAACCGCTGGGCCTTCATCGGCAGCGTGTTCGCGCTGAAGGCGCGCGCCGGCCTGAAGCCGGGCGAGTATCTGTTCCAGAAGAACGCCAGCCTGCGCGACGTGATCGGCACCATCGTTGAAGGCAAGGTGGTGCAGCACGCGGTGACGATTCCGGAAGGCCTGACCTCGGAACAGATCGTGGCCCGGCTGTCCGACAATGATATTTTTTCCGGCGGGATCCGGGAGATCCCGCGCGAGGGCTCGTTGATGCCGGAGACCTACAAGTTTCCGCGCGGCACGTTGCGCGAGAAGGTGATCCAGCGCATGGAGCGCGAGCAAAAGCGGGTGCTCGCCGAGATCTGGGAGCGGCGCAATCCCGACGTTCCGGTCAAGACGCCCGAGCAACTGGTGACATTGGCCTCGATCGTTGAGAAGGAAACCGGCAGGGCCGACGAACGCAGCCGGGTCGCAGCCGTGTTCGTCAACCGGTTGCGGCGCAACATGAAGCTGCAATCCGACCCGACCATTATTTACGGGCTGGTCGGCGGCAAGGGCACGTTGGGCCGCCCGATCAAGCGCAGCGAGATCCAGCAGCCTTCACCCTACAACACCTATGTGATCGACGGCCTGCCGCCGGGTCCGATCGCCAATCCCGGTCGCGCCTCGCTGGAAGCCGCCGCCAATCCGGCGCGGACCCGAGATCTGTTCTTCGTCGCCGACGGCACCGGCGGTCACACCTTCACCGAGACCTACGACCAGCACCAGAAGAACGTCGCCAAGCTGCGCGCGCAGGAAAAGCAGACCAAGAACGACGCGGCCGAATCGACGGACGATCAGGACCCGACCGCCACGATCGCGCCCGACGCCAATGCCTCGGCCGAGCCGGACAAGCCCCTGCCGACTCCGAAACCGTCCAAGCGGCGCGGACGCACCGGAGCCCACCGGCAATAG
- the fabF gene encoding beta-ketoacyl-ACP synthase II, which produces MRRVVVTGLGMVSPLGCGVEATWKRILNGDSGAKQIDTFDVSDLTSRIACVIPRGDGTGDTFNPDQWMEPKDQRKVDDFIVYAMCAAKQALDDADWHPSTEDERCATGTMIGSGIGGLSGIADTALLLKERGPRKISPFFIPGRLINLASGYVSIAHGLKGPNHAVVTACSTGAHAIGDAGRLIALGDADVMVAGGTESPISRLAMAGFCASRALSTGFNDTPQKASRPYDKDRDGFVMGEGAGVVVLEEYEHAKARGARIYAELIGYGMSGDAYHITAPSPDGDGAFRCMSAAMKRAGISVSDLNYINAHGTSTPLGDEIELGAAQRLLGNAASTVSMSSTKSSTGHLLGAAGAVEAIFCILAIRDNVAPPTINLDNPSVDTAIDLVPWKPRSREINVALSNSFGFGGTNASLIVQRVVN; this is translated from the coding sequence ATGAGGCGGGTTGTCGTCACAGGCCTTGGCATGGTTTCGCCTCTCGGCTGCGGCGTTGAGGCGACCTGGAAGCGGATCCTCAACGGCGACAGCGGTGCCAAGCAGATCGATACGTTCGACGTGTCCGATCTGACCAGCCGAATCGCCTGCGTCATTCCGCGTGGCGATGGCACCGGAGACACCTTCAATCCCGATCAGTGGATGGAGCCGAAGGACCAACGCAAGGTCGATGACTTCATCGTCTATGCGATGTGTGCGGCCAAGCAGGCGCTCGACGACGCCGACTGGCACCCCTCGACCGAGGATGAGCGCTGCGCCACCGGCACGATGATCGGGTCGGGCATCGGCGGGCTGTCCGGCATTGCCGATACCGCGTTGCTGCTCAAGGAACGCGGGCCGCGCAAGATCTCGCCGTTCTTCATTCCCGGCCGCCTGATCAATCTCGCCTCCGGCTATGTGTCGATCGCGCACGGCCTGAAGGGGCCGAACCACGCCGTGGTGACGGCGTGCTCGACCGGCGCGCATGCGATCGGCGACGCCGGCCGGCTGATTGCGCTGGGCGACGCCGACGTGATGGTCGCGGGCGGCACCGAATCACCGATCAGCCGGCTGGCGATGGCGGGATTTTGCGCCTCGCGGGCGCTGTCGACCGGGTTTAACGATACGCCGCAAAAGGCCTCGCGGCCCTACGACAAGGATCGCGACGGCTTCGTGATGGGTGAGGGCGCCGGGGTCGTCGTGCTCGAGGAATACGAACATGCCAAGGCGCGTGGCGCGCGGATCTACGCCGAACTGATCGGCTATGGCATGTCAGGCGACGCCTATCATATCACCGCGCCGTCTCCCGACGGCGACGGGGCGTTTCGTTGCATGAGCGCGGCAATGAAGCGCGCCGGCATCTCGGTGTCCGATCTCAACTACATCAACGCGCACGGAACCTCGACGCCGCTCGGCGACGAGATCGAGCTCGGCGCGGCGCAACGCCTGCTCGGCAATGCGGCATCGACGGTGTCGATGTCCTCGACCAAATCCTCCACCGGGCATCTGCTTGGCGCGGCCGGTGCGGTCGAGGCGATTTTCTGCATCCTGGCGATTCGCGACAATGTTGCGCCGCCGACCATCAATCTCGACAATCCATCGGTCGACACCGCGATCGACCTCGTGCCGTGGAAGCCGCGGTCGCGCGAAATCAATGTTGCGCTGTCCAATTCATTCGGCTTCGGCGGCACCAACGCATCGTTGATTGTCCAGCGCGTGGTCAATTAG
- a CDS encoding acyl carrier protein: MSEIGERVKKIVVEHLGVEPEKVVDNASFIDDLGADSLDTVELVMAFEEEFGCEIPDDAAETILTVGDATKFLEKNAKS; this comes from the coding sequence ATGAGCGAGATTGGCGAGCGGGTTAAGAAGATCGTGGTGGAACACCTTGGTGTCGAACCCGAAAAAGTGGTCGACAATGCGAGCTTTATTGACGATCTCGGCGCCGACAGCCTCGATACGGTCGAACTCGTGATGGCGTTCGAAGAAGAATTCGGTTGCGAGATTCCGGACGATGCCGCCGAGACGATCTTGACGGTCGGCGATGCCACCAAGTTTCTCGAAAAGAACGCGAAGAGCTGA
- the fabG gene encoding 3-oxoacyl-[acyl-carrier-protein] reductase, with translation MFDLTGKTALVTGATGGIGGAIAQALHAQGATVALSGTRHEALEALAAKFGERTHILPCNLSDAAAVEALVPAAEQAMGQLDILVSNAGITRDNLFVQLKDEDWDEVINVNLTATFRLARAATKLMMRKRFGRIIAITSVVGVTGNPGQGNYTAAKAGLIGMIKTLGAEYAKRNVTANCIAPGFIATPMTDALNDKQREAILTKVPAGRLGSPDDIAAAAVYLASNEAAYVTGQTLHVNGGMAMI, from the coding sequence ATGTTCGATCTAACAGGCAAGACCGCGCTGGTCACCGGCGCGACCGGGGGCATTGGCGGGGCGATCGCGCAGGCGTTGCACGCCCAGGGCGCCACGGTGGCGCTGTCGGGGACGCGGCACGAGGCGCTGGAGGCGCTGGCCGCCAAGTTCGGTGAGCGCACCCACATCCTGCCGTGCAACCTGTCCGACGCCGCCGCGGTCGAGGCGCTGGTGCCGGCGGCCGAGCAGGCGATGGGGCAGCTCGATATCCTGGTGAGCAATGCCGGCATCACCCGCGACAATCTGTTCGTGCAGTTGAAGGACGAGGACTGGGACGAGGTCATCAATGTCAATCTGACCGCGACCTTCCGGCTGGCGCGCGCAGCGACCAAGCTGATGATGCGCAAGCGATTCGGCCGCATCATCGCGATCACATCGGTGGTCGGCGTCACCGGCAATCCGGGGCAGGGCAACTACACGGCGGCCAAGGCCGGGTTGATCGGCATGATCAAGACGCTGGGCGCCGAATACGCCAAGCGCAACGTCACCGCCAATTGCATCGCCCCGGGCTTCATCGCAACGCCGATGACCGATGCGCTGAACGACAAGCAGCGCGAGGCGATTCTGACAAAGGTACCGGCCGGACGATTGGGCTCGCCGGACGACATTGCGGCGGCGGCGGTTTATCTCGCCTCCAACGAAGCCGCCTATGTCACCGGCCAGACACTTCACGTCAACGGCGGCATGGCGATGATTTGA
- the fabD gene encoding ACP S-malonyltransferase: MTAAFTFPGQGSQTVGMGRALAEAFPAARAVFDEVDAALGEKLTAIIWDGPAETLQLTENAQPALMAVSLATLRVLETEAGFSVGRDAAFVAGHSLGEYSALAAAGSLTITDAARLLRTRGRAMQKAVPVGVGAMAALLGLDYEAAVAIADEAAQGEVCQAANDNGGGQVVVSGHKGAVERALEIAKTKGARRAMLLPVSAPFHCTLMQPAAEAMAEALVGVAIKAPVSPLVCNVLAAPITDPDEIRTRLAEQVTGTVRWRESVAYMADHGVTRFFELGAGKVLSGLVKRIADGAVGVSVGGPSDIAAAKDALAASHSA; encoded by the coding sequence ATGACCGCAGCATTTACCTTTCCGGGGCAAGGTTCCCAGACGGTCGGCATGGGCAGGGCGCTGGCCGAGGCATTTCCGGCGGCGCGCGCGGTGTTCGACGAGGTCGACGCGGCTCTCGGCGAGAAACTGACCGCGATTATTTGGGATGGCCCGGCCGAAACGCTGCAATTGACCGAAAATGCCCAGCCGGCGCTGATGGCAGTGTCGCTGGCGACGTTACGCGTGTTGGAGACCGAGGCCGGGTTTTCGGTCGGCCGCGATGCCGCATTCGTCGCCGGGCATTCGCTCGGGGAATATTCAGCGCTGGCGGCCGCAGGCAGCCTGACCATCACCGATGCCGCGCGATTGCTGCGGACCCGGGGGCGGGCGATGCAGAAGGCGGTCCCGGTCGGGGTCGGCGCGATGGCGGCGTTGCTCGGGCTCGACTACGAGGCGGCGGTCGCTATCGCAGACGAGGCCGCGCAAGGTGAGGTCTGCCAGGCCGCCAATGACAATGGCGGCGGTCAGGTGGTGGTCTCGGGCCACAAGGGCGCGGTCGAGCGCGCGCTCGAGATCGCCAAGACCAAGGGCGCCCGGCGCGCGATGCTGCTGCCGGTGTCGGCGCCGTTCCATTGCACCCTGATGCAGCCGGCGGCCGAGGCGATGGCGGAGGCGCTTGTCGGCGTCGCCATCAAGGCTCCGGTATCGCCGCTGGTGTGCAACGTGCTGGCAGCGCCGATCACCGATCCGGACGAAATCCGCACCCGACTGGCCGAACAGGTCACCGGCACGGTACGCTGGCGCGAATCGGTGGCCTATATGGCCGACCATGGCGTCACCCGGTTTTTCGAACTCGGCGCCGGCAAAGTTTTGAGCGGTCTGGTCAAGCGCATCGCCGATGGCGCCGTTGGCGTGTCGGTCGGTGGCCCCAGTGATATCGCGGCGGCCAAGGACGCGCTCGCCGCGTCGCATTCGGCGTGA